In Oryza sativa Japonica Group chromosome 2, ASM3414082v1, the following are encoded in one genomic region:
- the LOC4329224 gene encoding probable 4-hydroxy-tetrahydrodipicolinate reductase 1, chloroplastic, whose protein sequence is MLASTFATHPAAAAAARRRGPIRWRLPFCSQIVTVTLRRRFPMARLSITNALASQSLESAPAAPPKHSFPILVNSCTGKMGKAVAEAAVSAGLQLVPVSFSAIEVPDGKVEICDREIYIRDPSEGESILPSIAKDYPDMIVVDYTVPDAVNANAELYCKLGLPFVMGTTGGNRQLLHKTVEDANVYAVISPQMGKQVVAFLAAMEIMAEQFPGAFSGYKLEVMESHQATKLDISGTAKAVISCFQKLGVSFNLNEVKQVRDPQEQLTLVGVPEEHLSGHAFHMYHLTSPDETVSFEFQHNVCGRSIYAEGTVDAALFLHKKIQSGANKKLYDMIDVLREGNMR, encoded by the exons ATGCTCGCCTCCACCTTTGCCACGCACCCTGCTGCCGCTGCAGCCGCCAGGCGACGAGGTCCGATCCGCTGGCGCCTGCCGTTCTGTTCCCAAATCGTCACGGTGACGCTGAGGCGGCGGTTTCCAATGGCGAGGCTTTCGATCACGAACGCCCTCGCTAGCCAGAGCCTCGAGAGTGCCCCTGCGGCGCCTCCCAAGCACTCGTTCCCGATACTG GTGAATAGTTGTACTGGGAAAATGGGGAAGGCTGTTGCTGAAGCAGCTGTATCTGCTGGTCTTCAGTTAGTTCCTGTATCATTCAGTGCTATTGAGGTTCCTGATGGAAAGGTTGAAATTTGTGATAGGGAAATTTATATTCGTGACCCATCTGAAGGAGAAAGTATTCTCCCTTCGATTGCTAAGGATTACCCAGATATGATAGTTGTTGACTACACTGTTCCTGATGCTGTTAATG CTAATGCTGAGCTTTACTGTAAACTTGGATTGCCATTTGTTATGGGCACAACAGGTGGAAATAGGCAACTGTTGCACAAAACAGTTGAGGACGCAAACGTGTATGCTGTGATATCCCCACAGATGGGGAAGCAG GTTGTCGCGTTTCTTGCTGCCATGGAAATCATGGCAGAGCAATTCCCCGGTGCATTTTCAGGTTACAAACTAGAG GTCATGGAGTCTCATCAAGCTACAAAATTGGACATTTCTGGCACGGCCAAAGCTGTTATCTCTTGCTTTCAGAAGTTGGGTGTGTCATTTAACTTGAACGAG GTTAAGCAGGTCCGGGATCCTCAGGAACAGCTTACATTGGTTGGTGTCCCAGAAGAACATCTTTCTGGTCACGCATTTCACATGTACCATCTCACTTCACCGGATGAGAC AGTTTCATTTGAGTTTCAACACAATGTATGTGGCCGTTCAATTTACGCAGAGGGAACTGTGGATGCTGCCCTGTTTCTCCATAAAAAG ATACAATCTGGTGCCAACAAGAAATTATATGATATGATTGATGTCCTAAGAGAGGGCAACATGAGATGA